From one Rhizobium rosettiformans genomic stretch:
- a CDS encoding alpha-D-ribose 1-methylphosphonate 5-phosphate C-P-lyase PhnJ — translation MSAPATELATYNFAYLDEQTKRMIRRAILKAIAIPGYQVPFASREMPMPYGWGTGGVQVTASIIGHDDTLKVIDQGADDTTNAVSIRAFFQKVANVAVTTKTSEATIIQTRHRIPEEMLREGQVLVYQVPIPEPLRFLEPRETETRKMHALEEYGLMHVKLYEDIARHGRIATTYAYPVKVEGRYVMDPSPTPKFDNPKMHMSEALQLFGAGREKRIYAVPPFTEVVSLDFEDHPFEIQTFDKPCALCGAHNVYLDEVVLDDKGGRMFVCSDTDHCETRQADGHVGEMLAQQKEAAE, via the coding sequence ATGAGCGCGCCGGCAACCGAACTCGCCACCTACAATTTCGCCTATCTGGACGAACAGACCAAGCGCATGATCCGCCGCGCGATCCTGAAGGCAATCGCCATCCCCGGCTATCAGGTCCCCTTCGCCTCGCGCGAAATGCCGATGCCCTATGGCTGGGGCACGGGCGGCGTGCAGGTCACCGCCTCGATCATCGGTCATGACGACACGCTGAAGGTCATCGACCAGGGCGCCGACGACACGACCAATGCCGTGTCTATCCGCGCCTTCTTCCAGAAGGTCGCAAACGTAGCCGTCACCACCAAGACCAGCGAAGCGACGATCATCCAGACCCGCCACCGCATTCCGGAAGAGATGCTGAGGGAAGGCCAGGTTTTGGTTTACCAGGTGCCGATCCCGGAACCGCTGCGTTTCCTGGAGCCGCGCGAGACCGAGACGCGCAAGATGCATGCACTCGAAGAATACGGCCTTATGCATGTGAAGCTCTACGAAGACATCGCCAGGCACGGCCGCATCGCCACGACCTATGCCTATCCGGTGAAGGTCGAGGGCCGCTACGTGATGGACCCCTCGCCGACGCCAAAATTCGACAATCCGAAGATGCACATGTCGGAGGCGCTTCAGCTCTTCGGCGCCGGCCGCGAGAAACGGATCTATGCGGTCCCGCCCTTCACTGAAGTCGTCAGCCTCGACTTCGAGGACCACCCCTTCGAGATCCAGACCTTCGACAAGCCCTGCGCGCTCTGCGGCGCCCACAACGTCTATCTCGACGAGGTCGTGCTCGACGACAAGGGCGGCCGGATGTTCGTCTGCTCCGATACCGATCACTGCGAGACGCGCCAGGCCGATGGCCATGTCGGCGAAATGCTCGCCCAGCAAAAGGAGGCCGCCGAATGA
- the phnK gene encoding phosphonate C-P lyase system protein PhnK, whose translation MSDQPLLKVRNLSKFYGSRIGCSNVSFDLWPGEVLAIVGESGSGKTTLLNCLSTRLMPTTGSVDYHMRDGQYRELYHMGEAERRFLMRTDWGFVHQNPADGLRMTVSAGANVGERLMAVGDRHYGRIRQTASEWLERVEISTDRIDDQPRAFSGGMRQRLQIARNLVTGPRLVFMDEPTGGLDVSVQARLLDLVRGLVNDLGLSAIVVTHDLAVARLLSHRMMVMKDGHVIEQGLTDRVLDDPREPYTQLLVSSILQV comes from the coding sequence ATGAGCGACCAGCCGCTTCTGAAAGTTCGCAACCTCTCCAAGTTCTACGGCAGCCGGATCGGCTGCTCCAACGTCTCCTTCGACCTCTGGCCGGGTGAAGTGCTCGCCATCGTCGGCGAAAGCGGCTCGGGCAAAACGACGCTTCTGAACTGCCTCTCGACCCGGCTGATGCCGACGACCGGCAGCGTCGACTACCACATGCGCGATGGCCAGTACCGCGAGCTCTACCATATGGGCGAGGCCGAGCGCCGCTTCCTGATGCGCACCGACTGGGGTTTCGTGCACCAGAACCCGGCTGACGGCCTGCGCATGACGGTCTCTGCCGGCGCCAATGTCGGTGAACGTCTGATGGCCGTCGGCGATCGCCACTATGGCCGCATCCGCCAGACGGCGAGCGAATGGCTGGAGCGCGTCGAGATCTCGACCGATCGTATCGACGACCAGCCGCGCGCCTTCTCCGGCGGCATGCGCCAGCGTCTGCAGATTGCGCGCAATCTCGTCACCGGCCCGCGTCTGGTCTTTATGGACGAACCGACCGGCGGCCTCGACGTCTCGGTCCAGGCCCGCCTCCTCGATCTTGTCCGCGGCCTCGTCAACGACCTCGGCCTCTCGGCCATCGTCGTCACCCACGACCTTGCAGTCGCCCGCCTACTCTCGCACCGAATGATGGTGATGAAGGACGGCCATGTCATCGAGCAAGGCCTGACCGACCGCGTCCTCGACGATCCGCGCGAACCCTATACCCAGCTGCTCGTATCCTCGATCCTTCAGGTCTGA